From a region of the Campylobacter showae genome:
- a CDS encoding AI-2E family transporter yields the protein MNNRVFFGIFALCALALVVYLFKPFLLNIFIAALLAVATSNVNVKFLQLTKGKRTLSAALTTLALFSLFIAPLLYAVIEIAKHAANFNTGYITNTLNYFQSGNFQLPEPIKFLEPKIKEMIADIDIGAISSNVLSSLGGIGKSSVKFLIDMIFILVFFFFAVLYGSELVGYLKSALPMKESESEFILSEVANVMSVVLYSIVLNAILQGCLFAIITISYGYNGFLMGILFAFTSLVPVVGGLLAWGPISLYEFANGNTAAAIVIAVYTIVAISIVADTFLKPIVIKFINDKLVKIPTKINELLLFFSMIAGISTFGFWGLILGPAIVTFFISTIKLYTLLKEHSVV from the coding sequence ATGAATAATCGAGTGTTTTTCGGTATCTTCGCTCTTTGTGCGTTGGCGCTTGTCGTGTACCTTTTTAAGCCGTTTTTGCTAAACATCTTTATCGCCGCCTTGCTAGCCGTCGCCACCTCAAACGTCAACGTCAAATTTTTGCAACTAACGAAGGGCAAAAGAACGCTCTCGGCGGCTCTTACGACGCTAGCGCTGTTTTCGCTATTTATCGCGCCGCTTTTGTACGCCGTGATCGAGATCGCCAAACACGCCGCAAACTTTAACACCGGCTACATAACAAATACGCTAAATTATTTTCAAAGCGGGAATTTTCAGCTACCCGAACCGATCAAATTTCTAGAACCAAAAATCAAAGAGATGATCGCAGACATCGACATCGGAGCGATATCTAGCAACGTGCTTTCTAGCCTTGGCGGCATCGGCAAATCAAGCGTAAAATTTCTCATCGACATGATTTTCATCCTCGTGTTTTTCTTTTTTGCGGTGCTTTACGGTAGCGAGCTCGTGGGCTACCTAAAAAGCGCGCTTCCGATGAAAGAGAGCGAGAGCGAGTTTATACTTAGCGAAGTGGCCAACGTCATGAGCGTCGTGCTTTACTCTATCGTTTTAAACGCGATTTTGCAGGGTTGCCTCTTTGCTATCATCACGATTTCGTACGGCTACAACGGCTTTTTGATGGGCATACTCTTTGCCTTTACTTCGCTCGTGCCAGTCGTTGGCGGTTTGCTCGCGTGGGGGCCTATTAGCCTTTACGAGTTTGCTAACGGCAACACCGCGGCTGCGATCGTCATCGCCGTCTATACTATCGTCGCGATATCTATCGTCGCAGATACGTTTTTAAAGCCGATCGTGATTAAATTTATCAACGACAAGCTCGTAAAAATCCCGACCAAAATCAACGAACTGCTGCTATTTTTCTCGATGATAGCGGGTATCTCGACGTTTGGCTTTTGGGGACTTATCTTAGGTCCTGCGATCGTGACGTTTTTTATCTCGACTATCAAGCTTTATACATTGCTTAAAGAGCACTCAGTCGTCTAA
- a CDS encoding fumarate reductase iron-sulfur subunit: MSRKITIKAFKYNPLSKISKPHFATYELEETDGMTLFIALNQIREKFDPDLSFDFVCRAGICGSCGMLVNGTPKLACRTLTKDYPGGVIELMPLPVFKLLKDLSVDTGNWMNAMSKRVESWIHTDHETDISKLEEKVEPEVAQEVFELDRCIECGICVAACGTAIMRPDFIGAVGLNRVARFKIDALDKRTDEDFYELIGDDDGVFGCMTLLGCEDNCPKHLPLQSRIAYMRRKMAVIK, from the coding sequence ATGAGTAGAAAAATAACCATAAAAGCATTTAAATATAATCCGTTAAGCAAAATTTCAAAGCCGCATTTCGCGACCTACGAGCTAGAAGAAACCGACGGCATGACGCTTTTTATAGCGTTAAATCAAATTCGCGAGAAATTTGACCCGGATCTTAGCTTTGACTTCGTTTGCCGCGCCGGTATCTGCGGAAGCTGCGGTATGCTAGTTAACGGTACGCCAAAGCTTGCTTGCCGTACGCTAACTAAAGACTATCCAGGCGGCGTGATCGAGCTTATGCCTTTGCCAGTATTTAAGTTACTAAAAGACTTAAGCGTAGACACCGGCAACTGGATGAATGCGATGAGTAAGCGCGTGGAGAGCTGGATACACACAGACCACGAGACCGATATCTCCAAGCTTGAGGAAAAAGTCGAGCCTGAAGTCGCGCAAGAGGTATTTGAGCTTGACCGCTGCATCGAGTGTGGTATCTGCGTAGCTGCGTGCGGTACGGCTATCATGAGGCCTGATTTCATCGGTGCGGTCGGACTTAACCGCGTAGCTAGATTTAAAATCGACGCGCTTGATAAGCGAACCGACGAGGACTTTTACGAGCTTATCGGCGACGATGACGGCGTGTTTGGCTGTATGACTTTGCTAGGCTGCGAGGATAACTGCCCTAAACACCTTCCACTTCAAAGCAGGATCGCATATATGCGCAGAAAGATGGCTGTAATAAAGTAG
- a CDS encoding Hpt domain-containing protein has translation MGILRSLEIDYSYDIVEEFLSHYSLMCDLMEPLIIGLTRPDRYSGYIGELFRIFHNIKSAAGFMKLDPILKLTTLAEEICGEARELQGPANDDFVDWLLLLSDQFNRYKNDIENDAEFFSLLDANIVKIPQKLDV, from the coding sequence ATGGGAATACTAAGAAGCCTTGAGATAGACTACTCTTACGACATCGTGGAGGAGTTTTTGTCGCATTACTCCTTGATGTGCGATCTGATGGAACCACTCATCATAGGGCTCACCAGACCGGATAGGTATAGTGGCTATATCGGCGAGCTTTTTAGAATTTTTCATAATATTAAGTCTGCTGCAGGCTTTATGAAGCTTGATCCTATATTAAAATTAACTACGCTAGCAGAGGAAATTTGCGGCGAAGCAAGGGAACTACAAGGGCCCGCAAACGATGACTTTGTAGACTGGTTGCTTTTGTTGAGCGACCAGTTTAATAGATACAAAAACGATATAGAAAACGATGCCGAGTTTTTCAGTCTGTTGGACGCCAATATCGTAAAAATCCCTCAAAAACTAGACGTTTGA
- a CDS encoding ClbS/DfsB family four-helix bundle protein, producing the protein MPRPTNKIDLLSASETNFKKLLSLVESMNKAEQEAKFDFEDRDKCVRDVLAHLYEWHLLLINFIQKNLSGERASFLPEPYNWKTYPQMNMQIWRKHQDTPLYEAKTLLAQTHEKVMHLTANFSDEELFARGYFNFTGNLNLAAYVTGSTSSHYDWATKKIRKHKRSLKASL; encoded by the coding sequence ATGCCGCGACCGACGAATAAAATAGACTTACTAAGCGCTTCAGAGACAAATTTTAAAAAGCTTTTATCGCTAGTTGAAAGCATGAACAAGGCAGAGCAAGAGGCTAAATTTGACTTCGAGGATAGGGATAAATGCGTCCGCGACGTGCTCGCGCACCTTTACGAGTGGCATTTGCTTTTGATAAATTTTATCCAAAAGAACCTAAGCGGTGAGCGGGCTTCGTTTTTACCCGAGCCGTACAACTGGAAAACCTACCCGCAGATGAACATGCAAATTTGGCGAAAGCACCAAGATACACCGCTTTACGAGGCTAAAACTCTGCTGGCGCAAACACACGAAAAAGTAATGCATCTTACGGCAAATTTTAGCGACGAGGAGCTTTTTGCTCGCGGATATTTTAACTTCACGGGCAACCTAAATCTCGCCGCCTACGTCACCGGCAGCACCTCATCACACTACGACTGGGCGACAAAAAAGATAAGAAAACACAAAAGAAGTCTAAAAGCTAGCTTGTGA
- a CDS encoding OprD family outer membrane porin translates to MKLAKLSLAAVLALGFLGAANAADTFGEAFTKGKLAGKIQATYVDQKDERAPIHDEQLTSIQLELGYVTDPFYGFRLGVTGQGNFLPFNSMRKSGTLYDKEWRTQGAVMSEAYLGYGIGQTDIKFGRQYVNTPLVAGNPTRAFKEAFEGLTIVNKDIPNTTLIGGWYYKFQGRSAVVTGGKEGRAPHFKDRVIVGGMGPVAYEFDNIFTGAVINQSIPNLKLTGAYARVTDLRRGALQGDINFYLAEANYKVPVGDFKLGFDAMYKGSRTTRGLEDLNYDGNMIGLRAGIYDFVGFSASYAYTTVGDNDALAFGLGNGPGSYTLLPIRGPFVFTGYAGMNTHKLLFEYDFKEVGAEGLKAKLHLVKGKQDAPHRNAGPTAANTHMNVQGWAAQASYDMPWVKGLSASVTYTALERKNFDAMGAVKKTDNNELWLQVGYKFNLLN, encoded by the coding sequence ATGAAACTAGCAAAACTAAGTTTAGCCGCTGTTTTGGCGCTTGGCTTTTTAGGCGCCGCAAACGCAGCCGACACCTTTGGAGAGGCGTTCACCAAAGGAAAACTAGCAGGCAAGATCCAAGCCACCTACGTCGATCAAAAAGACGAGCGCGCGCCGATACACGATGAGCAGCTGACGTCTATACAGCTTGAGCTCGGATACGTGACCGATCCGTTTTACGGCTTTAGGCTCGGAGTTACGGGGCAGGGCAACTTCTTGCCGTTTAACAGCATGAGAAAAAGCGGCACTCTATACGATAAAGAGTGGAGAACGCAAGGTGCGGTAATGTCTGAAGCGTATCTGGGCTACGGTATAGGGCAGACCGATATAAAATTCGGCCGTCAATACGTAAATACTCCGCTAGTAGCGGGCAATCCGACTCGCGCGTTTAAAGAGGCATTTGAGGGTCTAACGATCGTAAATAAAGACATCCCAAACACAACTCTGATCGGCGGCTGGTATTATAAATTCCAAGGCAGAAGCGCCGTCGTAACGGGCGGTAAAGAGGGGCGCGCTCCGCACTTTAAAGATAGAGTCATCGTCGGCGGTATGGGACCCGTGGCGTACGAGTTTGATAATATCTTTACCGGCGCGGTCATCAACCAAAGCATACCGAATCTAAAACTAACCGGCGCATACGCTAGAGTGACCGATCTTAGGCGCGGCGCGCTGCAAGGCGACATCAACTTTTACCTAGCCGAGGCCAACTATAAAGTACCCGTCGGCGACTTTAAACTCGGATTTGACGCGATGTACAAAGGCTCTCGCACTACAAGAGGCCTGGAAGATCTAAACTACGACGGAAATATGATCGGCCTAAGAGCGGGGATTTATGATTTCGTGGGCTTTAGCGCCTCTTACGCCTATACGACCGTCGGCGACAACGACGCTTTGGCGTTTGGTCTAGGTAACGGCCCCGGCTCATACACGCTGCTTCCTATTCGCGGACCTTTCGTGTTTACAGGATATGCGGGTATGAATACGCATAAGCTTTTGTTTGAGTACGACTTTAAAGAAGTCGGCGCCGAGGGCCTAAAAGCGAAACTTCATCTAGTAAAAGGCAAGCAAGATGCCCCTCACCGCAACGCCGGTCCGACCGCGGCTAACACGCACATGAACGTCCAAGGCTGGGCGGCGCAGGCTAGCTACGATATGCCGTGGGTCAAAGGGCTAAGCGCAAGCGTCACCTACACGGCTCTTGAGAGAAAGAACTTTGATGCTATGGGTGCAGTCAAAAAGACCGATAACAACGAGCTTTGGCTACAAGTCGGATATAAATTTAACCTTCTAAACTAG
- the panB gene encoding 3-methyl-2-oxobutanoate hydroxymethyltransferase: protein MLENDKKVTINDIINKKGVEPIVMITAYDALFARLFDDYVDIILVGDSLNMSFNGKKDTLSLKMNDALYHVKAVLQGAKRAFVVADMPFGSYQDEKSALKNATKFIKAGADAVKFEGGLKAAPIVKRLVGEGINVMAHIGLMPQFVRNEGGYKIKGRSEADEARLIDEAKTLERAGAFSAVVEGTLSPVAAKVAKSVQMPITGIGAGADVDGQVLVWSDMLGFFDEFKPKFVKRYLDGANLVRTAVEAYAREVRKKTFPSEEFEYKI from the coding sequence ATGCTAGAAAATGACAAAAAAGTTACAATTAATGATATAATTAATAAAAAGGGTGTAGAGCCTATCGTTATGATCACCGCTTATGACGCTCTTTTTGCGCGGCTTTTTGATGATTACGTCGATATTATCTTGGTTGGCGACAGTCTAAATATGAGCTTTAACGGCAAAAAAGACACCCTTAGCTTAAAAATGAACGACGCGCTTTATCACGTTAAGGCCGTTTTGCAGGGCGCAAAGCGCGCTTTTGTCGTGGCCGATATGCCATTTGGCAGCTATCAGGATGAAAAATCCGCACTAAAAAACGCGACTAAATTTATCAAAGCGGGCGCGGACGCCGTCAAATTTGAAGGCGGTCTAAAAGCCGCTCCCATCGTAAAAAGGCTCGTTGGCGAGGGTATAAACGTGATGGCTCACATCGGACTCATGCCTCAGTTCGTGCGAAACGAAGGCGGCTACAAGATAAAAGGACGCAGCGAGGCTGACGAAGCGCGCTTGATCGACGAGGCGAAAACGCTCGAGCGTGCTGGAGCGTTTTCGGCCGTGGTCGAGGGCACGCTAAGCCCGGTTGCGGCAAAGGTCGCAAAGAGCGTACAAATGCCCATCACCGGTATCGGCGCAGGTGCCGACGTAGACGGACAAGTGCTCGTGTGGAGCGATATGCTCGGCTTTTTTGACGAGTTTAAGCCAAAATTCGTCAAGCGCTATCTTGACGGAGCAAATTTGGTGCGAACGGCGGTAGAAGCCTACGCTCGCGAAGTTAGAAAAAAGACCTTTCCGAGCGAGGAGTTCGAGTATAAAATTTAG
- a CDS encoding tetratricopeptide repeat protein, whose protein sequence is MKILLILAAFFSALMASNPNFGLGIDSLGEQNEQTQNEKRFSKREEAARQAIENADYDAAFKILSPLCEEGDAMSCAALGSMHFSGLGAQESNEKAELFFEKSCELGNGTGCFDLALLNVKEVFGTKDENKIFRLYEKGCELGSEAACNNLGLIYESQNDLKKSVNLYAKACRKFDGAGCYNYGRMMHEGLGAERDLASAHKAFDTSCYMKNALGCYALGYVYEHAQGVKFAVYDAYDGYSRACKLGNDDGCRALGFENYEKNIEIYEKFESIAEGCKFGNDSDCKLLKARIAEF, encoded by the coding sequence TTGAAAATTTTATTGATTTTAGCGGCGTTTTTTAGCGCGCTAATGGCCTCAAATCCGAATTTTGGGCTAGGCATCGATAGCCTAGGCGAGCAAAACGAGCAAACGCAGAATGAGAAGCGGTTTTCTAAGCGCGAGGAGGCCGCGAGACAGGCTATCGAAAATGCCGATTATGACGCTGCTTTTAAGATTTTATCGCCGCTTTGCGAGGAGGGCGACGCGATGAGTTGCGCGGCGCTGGGCAGTATGCATTTTAGCGGGCTTGGAGCCCAGGAAAGCAACGAAAAAGCCGAGCTTTTCTTTGAGAAATCGTGCGAGCTGGGAAACGGCACGGGCTGCTTTGATCTGGCGCTTTTAAACGTCAAGGAAGTTTTTGGCACCAAGGATGAAAATAAAATATTTCGCCTCTACGAAAAAGGCTGCGAGCTGGGCTCTGAGGCGGCTTGCAACAACCTCGGCCTCATCTATGAATCGCAAAACGATCTCAAAAAATCCGTAAATTTGTACGCCAAAGCGTGCAGGAAATTTGACGGCGCGGGCTGCTACAACTACGGCAGGATGATGCACGAGGGGCTGGGCGCAGAGCGCGATCTAGCAAGCGCGCACAAGGCCTTTGACACTTCGTGTTACATGAAAAACGCGCTTGGCTGCTATGCTCTGGGTTATGTTTACGAGCACGCGCAGGGCGTGAAGTTTGCGGTTTACGACGCGTACGACGGCTATTCGCGCGCTTGCAAGCTCGGCAACGACGACGGCTGCAGGGCTCTGGGCTTTGAAAACTACGAGAAAAATATCGAAATTTACGAAAAATTCGAGTCTATCGCGGAGGGTTGTAAATTTGGCAACGATAGCGATTGCAAGCTTTTAAAAGCGAGGATAGCGGAGTTTTAA
- the ruvB gene encoding Holliday junction branch migration DNA helicase RuvB produces the protein MDRIVEIEKISFENDFEVSLRPTRFEDYIGQEKIKQNLGVFIKAAKKRGECLDHVLFYGPPGLGKTTLAHIIANEMGVSIKMTAAPMIEKSGDLAAVLTNLQEGDVLFIDEIHRLSPAIEEVLYPAMEDFRLDIIIGSGPAAQTIKIDLPKFTLISATTRAGMISAPLRDRFGMDFRLQFYTREELARIVQIASVKLGKECEKAAALEVAARSRATPRIALRLLKRIRDFAEVNDEAIISQPRAKEALDALGVNDIGFDEMDIKYLEILLAAKRRPMGLSTIAAALSEDEGTVEDVIEPYLLANGYIERTAKGRLASAKAYEVFKLKFDGDTQKGLFEE, from the coding sequence ATGGATAGAATAGTCGAAATAGAAAAAATAAGCTTTGAAAACGATTTTGAGGTGTCGCTGCGCCCCACGCGCTTTGAGGACTACATCGGGCAGGAAAAGATCAAGCAAAACTTAGGCGTCTTTATAAAAGCTGCTAAAAAGCGCGGCGAGTGCCTAGACCATGTGCTTTTCTATGGGCCTCCGGGCCTTGGTAAGACGACGCTGGCGCACATCATCGCAAACGAAATGGGTGTGAGTATCAAGATGACGGCCGCACCCATGATAGAAAAAAGCGGCGATCTGGCGGCGGTGCTAACCAACCTCCAAGAGGGCGACGTGCTCTTTATCGACGAGATACATCGCCTAAGCCCCGCGATCGAGGAGGTGCTGTATCCTGCGATGGAGGACTTTCGCCTAGATATCATTATAGGCTCGGGGCCTGCGGCGCAGACTATCAAGATCGACCTGCCTAAATTTACGCTCATCAGCGCTACGACGCGCGCGGGTATGATTTCGGCACCCCTGCGAGATAGATTCGGGATGGATTTTAGGCTACAGTTTTATACCCGCGAGGAGCTGGCCCGTATCGTGCAGATCGCCTCGGTAAAGCTTGGCAAAGAGTGCGAAAAAGCCGCCGCTCTCGAGGTTGCCGCTCGCTCGCGCGCTACGCCCAGGATCGCGCTACGGCTACTAAAGCGCATAAGAGACTTTGCCGAAGTAAACGACGAAGCCATCATCTCGCAACCTCGCGCCAAAGAGGCTCTGGACGCGCTTGGCGTAAACGACATAGGATTTGACGAGATGGATATCAAGTACCTAGAAATCCTTCTCGCCGCCAAACGTCGCCCGATGGGGCTAAGTACGATCGCGGCGGCTCTAAGCGAAGACGAGGGCACGGTCGAGGACGTGATCGAGCCCTATCTGCTCGCTAACGGCTACATCGAGCGCACCGCTAAAGGCAGGCTAGCTAGTGCAAAAGCCTACGAGGTGTTTAAGCTCAAATTTGACGGCGATACGCAAAAGGGATTGTTTGAGGAGTGA
- a CDS encoding fumarate reductase flavoprotein subunit has protein sequence MNVKYYDALVIGGGLAGLRAAVAAGEKGLSTVVLSLIPVKRSHSAAAQGGMQASLGNSKMSEGDNEDVHFADTVKGSDWGCDQQVARMFCQTAPKAIRELAAWGVPWTRITKGERSAIINAQKTTIVEKEEVHGLIHSRDFGGTKKWRTCFTADATGHTMLFAVANEALKHNVEIHDRKEAIALIHANNRCYGAIVRDLVNGEITAYVAKGTLIATGGYGRVYKHTTNAVVCEGIGAAIALETGVAQLGNMEAVQFHPTPIVPSGILLTEGCRGDGGILRDVDGYRFMPDYEPEKKELASRDVVSRRIMEHIKKGKGVKGPYAEHVWLDISILGREHIEKNLRDVQEICEIFNGIDPADTEVYTDENGRQRGKGWAPILPMQHYSMGGIKTKPTGESPTLAGLFSAGEAACWDMHGFNRLGGNSVSETVVAGMIVGDYFADYCGSHEIEINTNDIEKFVKKEEDYLKSLVEKEGKFNVFEIKNKMKDIMWEHVAIFRTGEGLAVAVKELEELYKQSLDVKVANKALFGNPELEEAYRVPKMLKLALCIAKGALDRTESRGAHYREDYPKRDDLNWLNRTLTSWKEGDTLPTIVYEPLDIMKMEIPPAFRGYGAKGNIIEHPDSAVRQAQVDEIRAKMEAEGKGRYEIQEALMHYDLQPKYKAPNERAGIGYE, from the coding sequence ATGAACGTAAAATATTATGATGCATTGGTTATCGGAGGCGGTCTAGCGGGGCTTCGCGCTGCCGTTGCCGCTGGAGAAAAGGGGCTAAGTACGGTAGTTTTAAGCCTAATTCCCGTTAAGCGCTCGCACTCTGCGGCTGCACAAGGCGGCATGCAAGCCTCTTTGGGAAATTCAAAAATGAGCGAAGGCGACAACGAGGACGTACACTTTGCCGACACGGTAAAAGGTAGCGACTGGGGCTGCGACCAGCAAGTTGCACGTATGTTTTGTCAAACCGCGCCTAAGGCGATCCGCGAGCTAGCGGCTTGGGGCGTGCCTTGGACTCGTATCACAAAAGGCGAGAGAAGCGCTATCATCAACGCTCAAAAAACGACTATCGTAGAAAAAGAAGAAGTCCATGGACTAATCCACAGTCGCGACTTTGGCGGAACTAAAAAATGGAGAACCTGCTTTACGGCGGATGCTACGGGTCACACGATGCTTTTTGCCGTAGCAAACGAAGCGCTAAAACATAACGTCGAAATCCACGATAGAAAAGAAGCTATCGCGCTAATCCACGCAAACAACCGCTGTTATGGCGCGATCGTTCGCGATCTGGTAAATGGCGAGATCACGGCATACGTCGCAAAAGGCACATTGATCGCTACGGGCGGCTACGGTAGGGTCTATAAACACACCACAAACGCCGTAGTTTGTGAAGGTATTGGCGCTGCTATCGCTCTTGAGACGGGCGTAGCGCAACTAGGAAACATGGAAGCGGTGCAGTTTCACCCGACTCCGATCGTTCCGAGCGGTATCTTGCTAACAGAAGGTTGCCGCGGCGACGGCGGAATTTTACGCGATGTGGATGGATATCGCTTTATGCCCGACTACGAACCTGAGAAGAAAGAACTAGCTAGCCGCGACGTCGTAAGCCGCCGCATCATGGAGCATATTAAAAAAGGTAAAGGTGTAAAAGGCCCTTACGCCGAGCACGTTTGGCTAGATATCTCGATCCTTGGACGCGAGCATATCGAGAAAAACTTACGCGACGTTCAAGAAATTTGCGAAATCTTTAACGGCATCGATCCTGCCGATACCGAAGTATATACTGACGAGAACGGACGTCAGCGCGGTAAAGGCTGGGCGCCGATCCTGCCTATGCAGCACTACTCAATGGGCGGCATAAAAACTAAGCCTACAGGCGAGAGCCCGACGCTAGCGGGTCTATTTAGCGCCGGCGAGGCAGCATGCTGGGATATGCACGGATTTAACCGTCTAGGCGGTAACTCTGTTTCGGAAACGGTCGTCGCAGGCATGATCGTGGGTGATTATTTTGCTGACTACTGCGGTAGCCACGAGATCGAGATAAATACTAACGACATCGAAAAATTCGTTAAAAAAGAGGAAGACTATCTAAAGAGCCTTGTCGAAAAAGAGGGCAAATTTAACGTATTTGAGATAAAAAATAAGATGAAAGATATCATGTGGGAGCACGTGGCGATCTTTAGAACGGGTGAAGGTCTAGCCGTAGCGGTAAAAGAGCTAGAAGAGCTTTATAAACAATCTTTAGACGTTAAAGTCGCAAACAAAGCACTATTTGGCAACCCTGAGCTTGAGGAAGCCTACCGCGTACCAAAGATGCTAAAACTGGCCCTTTGTATCGCAAAAGGCGCGCTTGATCGCACCGAGAGCCGCGGAGCGCACTACCGCGAAGACTATCCGAAACGCGACGACCTAAACTGGCTAAACAGAACTCTAACTAGCTGGAAAGAGGGCGATACGCTACCGACTATCGTGTATGAGCCGCTTGATATTATGAAAATGGAAATTCCGCCGGCATTCCGCGGATACGGAGCTAAGGGCAACATCATCGAGCACCCGGATAGCGCCGTGCGCCAAGCGCAGGTCGATGAGATCCGCGCCAAAATGGAAGCCGAAGGCAAAGGCAGATATGAGATCCAAGAAGCGCTAATGCACTATGATCTTCAGCCTAAATATAAAGCACCAAACGAAAGAGCAGGAATAGGATATGAGTAG